A single window of Nicotiana tomentosiformis chromosome 1, ASM39032v3, whole genome shotgun sequence DNA harbors:
- the LOC138904173 gene encoding uncharacterized protein yields MASESHIPIIEPEDSPVSAIPQSESAATEENRRLRVRMLEMWDAWSNGKEPPSIIPEFPELLPRTSGISNVPIPVTNPIIPFGYPTISANFTGMPSEVRPQAPFSGVPSTLFTAPPVSTTAQPTVPRPSFEPSAFTFQIPQFQLDNAHVTPNSYPQHPQFESHMEQERAMRNPEQEEMVRKMKSLKKGLKNMQGLSGQKSVSYSDLCMFPHVHLPVGFKTPKFEKYDGHGDPIAHLKRYFNQLRGAGGKEELLMAYFGESLTGIASEWYINQDISHWHIWDDLARDFVRQFQYNIDIDPDRNSSTNFKKKTTESFREYAIKWREQASRVKPPMDEAEMVNVFLQAQEADYFQNMMSAMGKPFVEAIKIGEMVENGLKTGRIISQSALRATSQAIQNGSGGLANRKKREERALMTSGLRGPHRSCDHSYLPSRTPQHYYPHQDAAYALAPPPYAVINVQPYARPQQHYNQNRAPPPRNNHPYQAPYNPRPPQNNYQHNTHPREHPRRNDFTPIGESYSSLFPKLVQMGLLQLVPPNRQNPESPSYRPGTRCAYHSGAEGHDTEDYWTLKRAVENLIEQK; encoded by the coding sequence ATGGCCTCTGAAAGTCATATACCAATTATTGAGCCTGAGGATAGTCCTGTATCGGCTATTCCACAGTCAGAGTCTGCAGCCACTGAGGAAAATAGGAGGTTGCGCGTCCGCATGTTAGAAATGTGGGACGCTTGGTCTAATGGCAAAGAACCGCCCAGTATAATCCCCGAATTTCCTGAACTGCTTCCCAGGACGAGTGGAATCTCTAATGTCCCCATCCCCGTAACAAACCCAATCATCCCATTTGGGTACCCCACTATATCGGCCAATTTCACCGGTATGCCTTCTGAGGTTCGCCCCCAGGCACCGTTTTCAGGGGTACCTTCTACATTATTCACCGCACCACCAGTCTCTACTACGGCACAACCAACAGTTCCCAGGCCAAGCTTCGAGCCTTCAGCTTTCACTTTTCAAATCCCGCAATTTCAGCTAGACAACGCTCATGTTACCCCAAACTCTTACCCTCAACACCCGCAGTTTGAGTCTCATATGGAACAGGAAAGAGCTATGAGAAACCCCGAGCAAGAAGAGATGGTTCGGAAGATGAAAAGCCTCAAAAAAGgtctgaagaacatgcaaggcctGAGTGGCCAAAAGAGTGTCTCATACTCCgatttgtgtatgtttcctcatgTTCATTTGCCCGTTGGTTTTAAAACGCCAAAATTTGAAAAATACGACGGGCATGGAGACCCGATCGCTCATTTGAAAAGATATTTCAATCAGTTGAGAGgggcaggtggaaaagaagaacttTTGATGGCCTATTTCGGGGAGAGCTTGACGGGAATTGCGTCAGAATGGTACATAAATCAGGACATCTCCCATTGGCATATATGGGATGACTTGGCCCGAGATTTCGTCAGGCAATTTCAATACAATATTGATATAGATCCAGATAGGAATTCTTCGACCAATTTCAAGAAGAAAACCACGGAAAGCTTCCGTGAATATGCTATCAAGTGGCGTGAGCAAGCATCCAGAGTGAAACCGCCTATGGATGAGGCAGAAATGGTCAATGTTTTCTTGCAGGCCCAAGAGGCCGATTACTTTCAAAACATGATGTCTGCAATGGGCAAACCTTTTGTGGAGGCCATAAAAATCGgagaaatggtagaaaatggcTTGAAAACTGGCCGAATCATAAGTCAATCTGCTTTGAGAGCCACCTCCCAAGCCATCCAGAACGGCTCGGGAGGTTTAGCAAATCGAAAGAAGAGGGAAGAAAGAGCCTTGATGACTTCAGGTTTGAGAGGCCCCCATCGATCCTGCGATCATTCTTACCTGCCTTCCAGAACCCCACAACACTACTACCCCCATCAAGATGCAGCATATGCCTtggcaccgcctccctatgcggtgataAATGTCCAACCTTATGCACGGCCACAACAACACTAcaaccaaaaccgagctccacctccGAGAAATAACCATccttaccaagctccatataacccCCGTCCCCCACAAAACAATTACCAACATAATACACACCCCCGTGAGCATCCTAGGAGAAACgacttcacccctattggtgagtcCTACTCTAGCTTGTTTCCAAAATTAGTCCAGATGGGTCTATTGCAACTTGTGCCTCCAAACCGGCAAAATCCGGAATCTCCATCATACCGGCCCGGTACTAGGTGTGCCTATCATTCAGGGGCAGAGGGTCATGATACAGAGGATTATTGGACTCTCAAGAGAGCCGTTGAGAATTTGATAGAACAAAAATGA
- the LOC138904172 gene encoding uncharacterized protein yields the protein MVDFDIILGMDWLSPYHAILDCHAKTVTPAMPGLPQLEWIGVLDYVPSKVISFIKTQRMVEKRCKAYIAFMRDVSINISTVESVLVVRDYPYVFSVDLMGMPPDRDVDFGIDVLPSTQPIFIPPYRMAPVELKELKEKLQELLDKSFIRPSVSPWGCSSLICKEEE from the coding sequence atggtagattttgatattattttgggcatggactggttgtcgccctatcatgctattctcgattgccacgccaagaccgtgacgccggctatgccaggattaccacaATTAGAGTGGATAGGtgttttagattatgttcctagcaaggtTATCTCATTTATCAAGACtcaacgtatggttgagaagAGGTGTAAAGCTTATATAGCTTTCatgagggatgttagtattaATATttctaccgtggagtcagttctggtagtgagggattatccataTGTATTTTCGGTGGATCTtatgggcatgccgcctgacagggatgtcgattttggtattgatgtgttaccgagcactcagcccatttttattccaccatatcgtatggccccagtagagttgaaagagttaaaggagaaattgcaagagttgcttgataagagcTTCAttcgaccgagtgtgtcaccttgggggtgctccagtcttatttgtaaagaagaagaatag